Proteins from one Triplophysa dalaica isolate WHDGS20190420 chromosome 6, ASM1584641v1, whole genome shotgun sequence genomic window:
- the atf1 gene encoding cyclic AMP-dependent transcription factor ATF-1: MEDVHQNNTNGSESQTVIPTTITASQISQIAQQMSLGGSQVAVVQLPSGQFQVQGVIQAAQSSVIQSPSTHAQGQGSDSDDSQDSSDSGSNQQSREILARRPSYRKILNDLSAEEVATQNEENEESSTSSAITSVSLPTPIYQTSSGQYITISSNGSLQLASEGMQGLQTLTMTHSNPSQPTILQYAQTADGQQILLPSNQVVLQGAGGEMQAYQIRSSNSSMPQTVVMTSPVISSQGKSDDPQMKREIRLAKNREAARECRRKKKEYVKCLENRVAVLENQNKTLIEELKTLKDLYCVKSG, encoded by the exons ATGGAGGATGTTCATCAGAATAACACCAATGGCTCCGAGTCTCAAACTGTCATCCCTACAACTATTACTGCCTCTCAAATATCTCAGATAGCACAGCAG atgtctCTGGGTGGGTCTCAAGTGGCCGTGGTCCAGCTGCCCAGTGGTCAATTCCAGGTCCAAGGTGTGATTCAGGCAGCTCAGTCATCAGTTATCCAGTCTCCATCAACTCATGCACAG GGTCAAGGATCAGACAGTGATGATTCTCAAGATTCATCTGACAGTGGATCTAACCAGCAGTCAAGAGAAATCTTGGCTCGCCGCCCATCCTACAG GAAGATTCTAAATGATCTCTCAGCTGAGGAAGTGGCAACTCAGAACGAGGAAAATGAAGAAAGCTCCACCTCCTCTGCCATAACCAGTGTCTCACTCCCCACTCCCATTTACCAGACAAGCAGTGGCCAATATA TCACAATTTCATCCAATGGCTCACTGCAGCTGGCTAGCGAGGGAATGCAAGGTCTGCAAACTCTCACCATGACCCACTCGAACCCAAGCCAGCCCACTATACTACAGTACGCCCAGACTGCTGATGGCCAACAGATTTTACTGCCCAGCAACCAGGTGGTGCTCCAAG GTGCGGGTGGAGAAATGCAAGCTTATCAGATTCGCTCCTCTAACTCATCGATGCCTCAGACCGTTGTCATGACATCCCCCGTCATCAGCTCCCAGGGCAAGAGCGATGACCCACAAATGAAGAGAGAGATACGCCTCGCAAAGAACAG GGAGGCAGCCAGAGAGTGTCGGCGAAAGAAAAAGGAGTATGTTAAGTGTTTGGAAAACCGTGTGGCTGTGCTGGAAAATCAGAACAAGACTCTTATCGAAGAGCTGAAGACATTAAAGGACCTGTACTGTGTCAAAAGTGGCTAA